Proteins from a genomic interval of Leptospira bandrabouensis:
- the rplU gene encoding 50S ribosomal protein L21 produces MFAIIELGAKQFKVSPDQVFVAEKTGNSVGSTVETKVLLLSDNNKVNIGSPALSGAKVTLKVLEDCKGDKIHGFKYKKRKNYKKSWGHRQQLQKLQVVSISG; encoded by the coding sequence ATGTTCGCCATCATTGAACTTGGAGCCAAACAATTTAAAGTGTCTCCTGACCAGGTATTCGTCGCAGAAAAAACAGGAAACTCGGTTGGAAGCACAGTAGAAACGAAAGTCCTACTCCTTTCCGATAATAACAAAGTCAATATCGGTTCCCCAGCATTGTCTGGTGCGAAAGTGACTTTGAAAGTATTAGAAGACTGTAAGGGTGACAAAATCCACGGTTTCAAATACAAAAAGAGAAAAAACTACAAGAAGTCTTGGGGTCATAGACAACAACTCCAAAAACTCCAAGTAGTTTCTA